From Panthera uncia isolate 11264 chromosome X, Puncia_PCG_1.0, whole genome shotgun sequence, the proteins below share one genomic window:
- the USP51 gene encoding ubiquitin carboxyl-terminal hydrolase 51 isoform X2: MEKEAVGEAKMCSGQGAEEVKLEPLQERKPASEENLTWSDSGGDKEVLPSTPPRCYSSSSPLCPRRKPRPRPQPRARARALPGPSAPPQPPAPQLLTRPQSWRRSRRRSRPGSRPQVLQSYSPDLGGSADRGGLGDWLLEVEFDQGPTGCSHVESFKVAKNWRKNLRLIYHRFVWSGTPETRKHVSQQQCMTSGVEEKHSTCESKEQEPKLVKPKKKRRKKSVCTVGLRGLINLGNTCFMNCIVQALTHIPLLKDFFLSDKHKCVMTSPSLCLVCEMSSLFHAMYSGSRTPHIPYKLLHLIWIHAEHLAGYRQQDAHEFLIAILDVLHRHSKDDSVGQEANNPNCCNCIIDQIFTGGLQSDVTCQACHSVSTTIDPCWDISLDLPGSCATFSSQSPEGADSTVSRDDHIPGIPSLTDCLQWFTRPEYLGSNAKIKCSSCQSYQESTKQLTMKKLPIVACFHLKRFEHVGKQRRKINTFISFPLELDMTPFLASTKDSRMKEDQPPTDCTPNENKYSLFAVINHHGTLESGHYTSFIRQQKDQWFSCDDAIITKATIEDLLYSEGYLLFYHKQGLEKE, translated from the exons ATGGAGAAGGAGGCGGTGGGGGAGGCAAAGATGTGTTCAGGCCAGGGAGCTGAGGAGGTGAAGCTGGAGCCTTTACAAGAGCGTAAGCCTGCTTCGGAGGAGAACTTGACGTGGAGTGACAGCGGCGGCGATAAGGAGGTGCTCCCTTCAACCCCACCTCGCTGTTACAGCAGCTCTTCTCCCCTTTGCCCGCGCCGCAAGCCCCGCCCTCGGCCCCAGCCCCGGGCCCGAGCCCGAGCCCTGCCCGGGCCCTcggccccaccccagcctccagcccctcagCTTCTGACCCGGCCCCAGTCCTGGCGCAGATCGCGGCGTAGATCCCGGCCTGGGTCTAGGCCCCAGGTGCTGCAAAGCTATTCTCCTGACCTAGGTGGCTCTGCGGATCGAGGTGGCTTAGGGGACTGGTTGCTGGAGGTGGAGTTTGATCAGGGTCCTACAGGCTGCTCTCATGTGGAGAGCTTTAAAGTGGCTAAGAACTGGAGGAAGAACCTGCGGTTGATCTACCATCGTTTCGTTTGGAGTGGGACCCCAGAAACTAGGAAAC ATGTTTCTCAACAGCAGTGTATGACATCAGGTGTTGAAGAGAAACATTCAACCTGTGAGTCAAAGGAACAGGAGCCAAAATTGGTGAAAcccaagaaaaagaggaggaaaaagtcaGTCTGTACTGTAGGCCTGAGAGGGCTAATCAATCTTGGGAACACGTGCTTTATGAATTGTATTGTCCAGGCACTTACCCATATTCCTTTAttgaaagatttctttctctctgacaaGCATAAATGTGTAATGACAAGCCCCAGCTTGTGTCTTGTCTGtgaaatgtcttctctttttcatgCAATGTACTCTGGGAGCCGAACTCCTCACATTCCTTATAAGTTATTGCATCTAATATGGATTCATGCAGAACACTTAGCAGGATATAGGCAGCAGGATGCCCATGAGTTCCTTATCGCAATATTAGATGTGCTGCATAGACACAGCAAAGATGATAGTGTTGGGCAGGAGGCCAATAACCCCAACTGCTGTAACTGCATCATAGACCAAATCTTTACAGGTGGCTTGCAGTCAGATGTCACATGTCAAGCTTGCCATAGTGTCTCTACCACAATAGACCCATGCTGGGACATCAGTTTGGACTTGCCTGGCTCTTGTGCCACATTCAGTTCCCAGAGTCCAGAGGGAGCTGACAGCACAGTGAGTAGGGATGACCACATACCAGGTATTCCCTCACTCACAGATTGCCTACAGTGGTTTACAAGGCCAGAGTACCTAGGAAGCAATGCCAAAATCAAATGCAGTAGTTGCCAAAGCTATCAGGAATCTACCAAACAACTCACGATGAAGAAATTACCTATCGTGGCCTGTTTTCATCTCAAGCGATTTGAACATGTAGGTAAACAGAGGCGAAAGATTAATACTTTTATCTCCTTTCCCTTGGAGCTGGATATGACTCCATTTTTGGCCTCCACTAAGGACAGCAGAATGAAGGAAGACCAGCCACCGACAGATTGTACACCCAATGAGAATAAGTATTCCTTGTTTGCAGTGATTAATCACCATGGAACTTTGGAAAGTGGACACTATACCAGCTTTATCCGGCAACAAAAGGACCAATGGTTTAGCTGTGATGATGCCATCATCACCAAGGCTACCATTGAGGACTTACTCTACAGTGAAGGGTATTTACTGTTCTATCACAAACAGGGTctagagaaagaatag
- the USP51 gene encoding ubiquitin carboxyl-terminal hydrolase 51 isoform X1, whose amino-acid sequence MEKEAVGEAKMCSGQGAEEVKLEPLQERKPASEENLTWSDSGGDKEVLPSTPPRCYSSSSPLCPRRKPRPRPQPRARARALPGPSAPPQPPAPQLLTRPQSWRRSRRRSRPGSRPQVLQSYSPDLGGSADRGGLGDWLLEVEFDQGPTGCSHVESFKVAKNWRKNLRLIYHRFVWSGTPETRKRKAKLCFCHVCSTHMNRLHSCLSCVFFGCFTEKHIHKHAETKQHNLAVDLYHGVIYCFMCKDYVYDKDIEQIAKETKEKILKLLTSISTDVSQQQCMTSGVEEKHSTCESKEQEPKLVKPKKKRRKKSVCTVGLRGLINLGNTCFMNCIVQALTHIPLLKDFFLSDKHKCVMTSPSLCLVCEMSSLFHAMYSGSRTPHIPYKLLHLIWIHAEHLAGYRQQDAHEFLIAILDVLHRHSKDDSVGQEANNPNCCNCIIDQIFTGGLQSDVTCQACHSVSTTIDPCWDISLDLPGSCATFSSQSPEGADSTVSRDDHIPGIPSLTDCLQWFTRPEYLGSNAKIKCSSCQSYQESTKQLTMKKLPIVACFHLKRFEHVGKQRRKINTFISFPLELDMTPFLASTKDSRMKEDQPPTDCTPNENKYSLFAVINHHGTLESGHYTSFIRQQKDQWFSCDDAIITKATIEDLLYSEGYLLFYHKQGLEKE is encoded by the coding sequence ATGGAGAAGGAGGCGGTGGGGGAGGCAAAGATGTGTTCAGGCCAGGGAGCTGAGGAGGTGAAGCTGGAGCCTTTACAAGAGCGTAAGCCTGCTTCGGAGGAGAACTTGACGTGGAGTGACAGCGGCGGCGATAAGGAGGTGCTCCCTTCAACCCCACCTCGCTGTTACAGCAGCTCTTCTCCCCTTTGCCCGCGCCGCAAGCCCCGCCCTCGGCCCCAGCCCCGGGCCCGAGCCCGAGCCCTGCCCGGGCCCTcggccccaccccagcctccagcccctcagCTTCTGACCCGGCCCCAGTCCTGGCGCAGATCGCGGCGTAGATCCCGGCCTGGGTCTAGGCCCCAGGTGCTGCAAAGCTATTCTCCTGACCTAGGTGGCTCTGCGGATCGAGGTGGCTTAGGGGACTGGTTGCTGGAGGTGGAGTTTGATCAGGGTCCTACAGGCTGCTCTCATGTGGAGAGCTTTAAAGTGGCTAAGAACTGGAGGAAGAACCTGCGGTTGATCTACCATCGTTTCGTTTGGAGTGGGACCCCAGAAACTAGGAAACGTAAGGCAAAGTTGTGCTTCTGTCATGTATGTAGTACCCATATGAACAGACTCCACTCTTGTCTCTCCTGTGTCTTTTTTGGCTGCTTTACTGAGAAACATATTCACAAACATGCAGAAACAAAACAGCATAATTTAGCTGTAGACCTCTATCATGGGGTTATATATTGCTTTATGTGTAAGGATTATGTATATGACAAAGACATAGAACAGATTgccaaggaaacaaaagagaaaattctgaaattacTAACTTCCATCTCAACAGATGTTTCTCAACAGCAGTGTATGACATCAGGTGTTGAAGAGAAACATTCAACCTGTGAGTCAAAGGAACAGGAGCCAAAATTGGTGAAAcccaagaaaaagaggaggaaaaagtcaGTCTGTACTGTAGGCCTGAGAGGGCTAATCAATCTTGGGAACACGTGCTTTATGAATTGTATTGTCCAGGCACTTACCCATATTCCTTTAttgaaagatttctttctctctgacaaGCATAAATGTGTAATGACAAGCCCCAGCTTGTGTCTTGTCTGtgaaatgtcttctctttttcatgCAATGTACTCTGGGAGCCGAACTCCTCACATTCCTTATAAGTTATTGCATCTAATATGGATTCATGCAGAACACTTAGCAGGATATAGGCAGCAGGATGCCCATGAGTTCCTTATCGCAATATTAGATGTGCTGCATAGACACAGCAAAGATGATAGTGTTGGGCAGGAGGCCAATAACCCCAACTGCTGTAACTGCATCATAGACCAAATCTTTACAGGTGGCTTGCAGTCAGATGTCACATGTCAAGCTTGCCATAGTGTCTCTACCACAATAGACCCATGCTGGGACATCAGTTTGGACTTGCCTGGCTCTTGTGCCACATTCAGTTCCCAGAGTCCAGAGGGAGCTGACAGCACAGTGAGTAGGGATGACCACATACCAGGTATTCCCTCACTCACAGATTGCCTACAGTGGTTTACAAGGCCAGAGTACCTAGGAAGCAATGCCAAAATCAAATGCAGTAGTTGCCAAAGCTATCAGGAATCTACCAAACAACTCACGATGAAGAAATTACCTATCGTGGCCTGTTTTCATCTCAAGCGATTTGAACATGTAGGTAAACAGAGGCGAAAGATTAATACTTTTATCTCCTTTCCCTTGGAGCTGGATATGACTCCATTTTTGGCCTCCACTAAGGACAGCAGAATGAAGGAAGACCAGCCACCGACAGATTGTACACCCAATGAGAATAAGTATTCCTTGTTTGCAGTGATTAATCACCATGGAACTTTGGAAAGTGGACACTATACCAGCTTTATCCGGCAACAAAAGGACCAATGGTTTAGCTGTGATGATGCCATCATCACCAAGGCTACCATTGAGGACTTACTCTACAGTGAAGGGTATTTACTGTTCTATCACAAACAGGGTctagagaaagaatag